One genomic segment of Chitinophaga sancti includes these proteins:
- a CDS encoding ATP-binding protein, whose translation MFIEFHFGNFRSFRDLQKFSLEATPLRSNDSGLEEGHVFEEQSLRLLKSKAIFGSNASGKSNLAKAMAAFCFMVSRSVAVEGIPKGLWNDRFQLLSNWDDQPVFFQYIMLHKSIVYRYGFQILSGKVTYEWLYSGTGEHQAEIFMRTPEGMNINEKELPAMDNFIKQAQSGDSELFRTDSLFLTAAALSGNKFLGGIRDDIRRIMAVDGVYDDSALKYAMTAMVEGDEQQKEAIKSLLRAADTGIEDLEIAELPEHLVELEMKKEISTSMDGNKRKPVSLFSVHSKFNEEGEVVDKIIVPFGEWESEGTAKLFSVGALILEALWEGRIIIIDEFDARFHPNLTLKIVELFNNSETNPRHAQLIFVTHDASLLKRAKLRRDQICFVNKDKYGISTLTNLIEYKGVRKDASYDKEYLNGSYSAIPYLDKIDWVVKHKSDQDGI comes from the coding sequence ATGTTTATAGAATTTCACTTTGGGAATTTCCGGTCTTTCAGAGATCTTCAAAAATTTAGCCTTGAAGCCACTCCCTTGCGTAGTAATGATAGTGGATTAGAAGAAGGGCATGTTTTTGAGGAACAGTCGTTACGACTATTGAAATCGAAGGCGATTTTTGGGAGTAATGCCAGTGGGAAGAGTAATCTTGCCAAAGCAATGGCTGCTTTTTGTTTTATGGTTAGCAGATCGGTTGCTGTAGAAGGTATTCCAAAGGGTTTATGGAATGATCGCTTTCAGTTACTTTCAAACTGGGATGACCAACCTGTATTTTTCCAATATATCATGTTGCACAAAAGTATAGTTTACCGCTACGGCTTTCAAATTTTGAGTGGTAAGGTCACCTATGAGTGGCTGTATTCAGGAACAGGCGAGCATCAGGCAGAAATATTTATGCGAACTCCTGAAGGCATGAATATCAATGAAAAGGAGTTGCCGGCAATGGATAATTTTATTAAGCAGGCCCAAAGTGGAGATAGTGAGCTTTTTCGAACTGATTCTCTTTTTCTGACTGCAGCAGCGCTTTCGGGAAATAAATTTTTAGGTGGCATTCGGGATGATATACGTAGAATTATGGCAGTTGATGGAGTTTATGATGACTCTGCATTAAAATATGCGATGACAGCCATGGTTGAAGGTGACGAGCAGCAGAAGGAAGCTATTAAAAGTCTGTTAAGGGCGGCAGATACAGGGATTGAAGATTTGGAAATAGCTGAATTACCAGAACATTTAGTTGAATTGGAAATGAAAAAGGAAATCAGTACTTCCATGGACGGCAATAAAAGAAAGCCGGTCAGTCTTTTTTCTGTTCATTCCAAATTTAACGAAGAAGGAGAGGTAGTTGATAAGATTATCGTTCCTTTCGGGGAATGGGAATCTGAAGGAACTGCGAAACTATTTAGTGTTGGTGCGCTTATATTAGAAGCTCTATGGGAGGGAAGAATCATTATTATAGACGAGTTTGACGCGCGCTTTCATCCTAATCTGACATTAAAGATTGTTGAGCTCTTCAATAATTCTGAAACTAATCCCAGGCATGCACAATTAATTTTTGTAACTCATGATGCAAGTCTGTTAAAACGGGCAAAGCTGAGGAGGGATCAAATTTGTTTTGTAAATAAAGATAAGTATGGCATTAGTACTTTAACTAATCTAATAGAATATAAAGGGGTTAGAAAAGATGCCTCTTATGATAAAGAATACTTGAACGGTTCTTATTCTGCTATACCTTATCTGGACAAAATTGATTGGGTAGTTAAGCATAAATCTGATCAGGATGGGATATAA
- a CDS encoding DNA starvation/stationary phase protection protein has protein sequence MKANIGISEKNTQAVALILNQLLADEQVLFAKTRNYHWNIESPSFMELHKLYERLYTELAETIDGVAERVRKIGHYAEGRLADYLKLANLQEGDYTNDQNTQIKNLLDDHETLIRGVRANIEKVEDEYKDTGTADFLTGVLKEHEEWAWFLRSYLK, from the coding sequence ATGAAAGCTAATATTGGAATCAGCGAAAAGAACACGCAGGCTGTTGCCCTTATCTTAAATCAATTACTGGCAGATGAACAGGTGTTATTTGCGAAGACACGCAATTACCATTGGAACATCGAGAGTCCAAGTTTTATGGAGTTGCATAAGTTGTATGAAAGACTGTACACAGAACTGGCAGAAACGATTGATGGGGTAGCGGAGCGTGTACGTAAGATTGGACATTATGCCGAAGGCCGCCTGGCAGATTACCTGAAACTGGCTAACCTGCAGGAAGGGGATTATACGAATGATCAGAATACCCAGATTAAGAATTTGCTGGATGACCATGAGACGCTTATTCGTGGCGTGCGTGCGAATATAGAGAAGGTGGAGGATGAGTATAAGGATACGGGTACCGCAGATTTCCTGACAGGGGTATTGAAGGAGCATGAGGAGTGGGCATGGTTCCTGCGTTCTTATTTGAAATAA
- a CDS encoding NAD(P)-dependent oxidoreductase, producing MKIGWAGLGNMGKPMVKNLVKAGFDVKVYNRTVAKANEFAKETGVTVAATPAELVKDVDCVITMVSDDAALQEIWDQLLAAPLADGLLAIDMSTVSPDTTRAMAARVREKGIAYLDAPVSGSVKPAEDRQLIILVGGNEADFERAKPVFDSLGKSATLLGDNGAGNYAKLAINAFLGITVQGLAEAVIFAQKHGIGPDKLLPLINEGAVGSGITKIKTPGIINGNFAPAFALKLLAKDIRLAIAQGMDTPAGVTLNKALEGAVKEGLGDEDMIAILKYLA from the coding sequence ATGAAAATAGGATGGGCAGGACTCGGTAACATGGGTAAACCTATGGTGAAGAACCTGGTAAAGGCAGGATTTGATGTGAAGGTGTATAACCGCACGGTAGCAAAGGCAAATGAATTTGCAAAGGAAACTGGTGTGACGGTAGCTGCAACACCGGCGGAACTTGTGAAGGATGTAGATTGTGTTATTACGATGGTGTCGGATGATGCGGCGTTGCAGGAGATCTGGGATCAGTTGCTGGCAGCACCGTTAGCTGATGGATTACTGGCGATTGATATGAGTACGGTATCTCCGGATACAACGAGGGCAATGGCGGCTCGTGTCAGAGAAAAGGGAATTGCTTATCTGGATGCGCCTGTATCCGGGAGTGTAAAACCTGCGGAAGATCGTCAGTTGATAATATTGGTAGGTGGGAATGAGGCGGATTTTGAAAGGGCGAAACCGGTATTTGATAGTTTGGGTAAGTCGGCTACGTTGTTGGGGGATAATGGTGCGGGGAACTATGCGAAACTGGCCATCAATGCGTTTCTGGGAATTACAGTGCAGGGATTGGCAGAGGCGGTGATATTTGCTCAAAAGCATGGTATAGGGCCTGATAAGTTGTTACCGCTGATTAATGAAGGTGCTGTAGGGAGTGGTATTACGAAGATAAAGACGCCGGGGATTATTAATGGAAATTTTGCACCAGCGTTTGCATTGAAGTTGTTGGCGAAGGATATCAGGTTGGCGATAGCGCAGGGAATGGATACGCCGGCAGGAGTGACATTGAATAAGGCGTTGGAGGGTGCGGTGAAGGAGGGATTGGGAGATGAGGATATGATTGCGATATTGAAGTATTTAGCATAA
- a CDS encoding glycoside hydrolase family 2 TIM barrel-domain containing protein has product MNAKLFLRHLFLSTCLLTAAAAFGQKPEAIRLTQREIRFDNNWLFQKDSLKKTVQLPHDWSIEDLPHQNDSTIIGPFYKYSPNKEQGAYTVGGTAWYRKSFTLPELNGHLLHIHFDGVYMNSEVWINGHLLGNHHYGYTPFTYDLTPYLSPAGKVNTIEVQVKNEGLNSRWYTGSGIYRHVYLVYLPALHLDVENIAITTKQDAIEDIKNTIQDSNSIIPPTKATTQYTTKTTGQDANIIFPTTNPTFQATIQVNTTIPEGTHLHLRLLDTTNTVVAESNTNTITINNPQLWSPNRPYRYKTEITLQKDNTPLDKVIIPTGIREVKIDPKIGLLINGTRTLLRGANIHHDNGLLGAAAFDRAEERKIVLLKENGFNAIRTSHNPPSPKFLEVCDSLGMLVIDEAFDTWEDEKTPFDYSRYFRDNHTKDLESMIRRDRNHPSIIMWSIGNEIPERAEFRGLLLTKELSATIKSLDTTRLITAAFNNFGRGSLKWEDADAPLALLDVAGYNYLWGNYYLDKKRVPNRIMVGTESTVQDLQNAWNHVEGLNWIIGDFAWAGMDYLGEAGIGHTIHGDKDSARLTWPWFNAWCGDLDITGEKKPQSFYRDVVWRRSPIEILVHSPDTTKEKTSFWGWPDELPRWSYPEHLRKPLKVRVFTRAKYVKFEQNGEVLATKETATDLTATFDVLVKPGTIVANALDRNRKPIGMRYLVSTSEPAAIALGADTTTIQADPESLSYINVAIMDAEGNVVPYADLKLNIRISGPAVLAGAGSGCPNRMASFQQPTLTTFRGKGLIILRNTGHAGKIKVEVTGDHLKTGYITVKVK; this is encoded by the coding sequence ATGAATGCCAAACTATTCCTCCGCCACCTATTCCTATCCACCTGTCTCCTGACAGCCGCCGCCGCCTTTGGTCAAAAACCGGAAGCCATCCGCCTTACCCAAAGAGAAATCCGCTTCGACAACAACTGGCTCTTCCAAAAGGACTCCCTAAAAAAGACCGTCCAGCTACCTCACGACTGGAGCATCGAAGACCTCCCTCATCAAAACGACTCTACCATCATAGGGCCTTTCTACAAATACAGCCCCAATAAAGAACAAGGCGCCTACACGGTAGGCGGCACCGCCTGGTACAGGAAATCGTTTACCCTCCCTGAACTTAACGGCCACCTGCTCCACATCCACTTCGACGGCGTTTACATGAACAGCGAAGTATGGATCAATGGCCACCTCCTCGGCAATCACCATTATGGCTATACTCCCTTTACCTACGACCTGACTCCCTACCTCTCTCCAGCAGGAAAAGTCAATACCATCGAGGTACAAGTTAAAAACGAAGGTCTCAACTCCCGCTGGTACACCGGCTCCGGCATCTACCGCCATGTATACCTGGTCTATTTACCAGCACTACACCTGGATGTGGAAAACATCGCTATCACCACAAAACAGGATGCAATCGAGGACATAAAAAACACTATTCAGGATTCCAATTCCATCATCCCCCCCACAAAAGCAACAACTCAATACACCACAAAAACTACAGGTCAGGACGCCAATATTATTTTCCCCACCACCAACCCTACATTCCAGGCTACCATCCAGGTCAATACCACCATCCCCGAAGGTACCCACCTTCACCTCCGCCTACTCGACACCACCAATACCGTCGTAGCTGAATCAAATACCAACACTATCACCATCAATAACCCACAACTTTGGTCACCAAACCGCCCTTATCGTTATAAAACCGAAATAACCCTCCAAAAAGACAATACACCCCTCGATAAAGTCATTATTCCAACCGGTATCAGAGAAGTCAAAATTGACCCTAAAATTGGCCTTTTAATCAATGGTACCCGCACTCTCCTCAGAGGTGCCAACATCCACCACGACAATGGCCTCCTCGGTGCCGCCGCCTTTGATCGTGCCGAAGAAAGGAAAATCGTGCTGCTGAAAGAAAATGGTTTCAACGCCATCCGTACCAGCCATAATCCTCCCTCTCCCAAATTCCTGGAAGTGTGTGACAGCCTCGGTATGCTCGTCATCGACGAAGCCTTCGATACCTGGGAAGATGAAAAAACACCTTTCGACTACTCCCGTTACTTCCGCGACAATCATACTAAAGACCTCGAATCCATGATTCGTCGCGACAGAAACCACCCCTCCATCATTATGTGGAGCATTGGGAATGAAATCCCTGAAAGAGCAGAATTCAGAGGCCTCCTTCTTACCAAAGAACTCAGCGCTACCATCAAATCACTCGATACTACCCGCCTCATCACCGCCGCTTTCAACAACTTTGGCCGTGGCTCCCTCAAATGGGAAGATGCAGATGCACCCCTCGCTCTCCTGGATGTGGCTGGGTATAACTACCTCTGGGGCAATTATTACCTCGATAAAAAGAGAGTACCCAACCGTATCATGGTGGGCACTGAAAGCACCGTGCAGGATTTACAAAATGCCTGGAATCATGTAGAAGGGTTAAACTGGATCATCGGTGATTTTGCCTGGGCAGGCATGGACTACCTTGGAGAAGCCGGTATCGGACACACCATTCACGGTGATAAAGACAGCGCACGCCTTACCTGGCCATGGTTCAATGCATGGTGCGGCGACCTCGATATTACAGGCGAGAAAAAACCACAATCATTTTACAGAGATGTAGTATGGAGAAGGAGCCCTATCGAAATACTCGTACACTCACCAGATACAACCAAAGAAAAAACCAGTTTCTGGGGATGGCCGGATGAACTCCCTCGCTGGTCATATCCTGAACACCTGAGAAAACCTTTGAAAGTGAGAGTCTTTACCCGTGCCAAATATGTAAAATTTGAGCAAAACGGAGAAGTGCTGGCGACTAAAGAAACGGCTACTGACCTGACAGCTACTTTCGATGTACTGGTGAAACCCGGAACCATCGTAGCCAATGCACTGGATAGAAATAGAAAGCCGATAGGAATGAGGTACCTCGTATCTACCTCCGAACCTGCCGCCATTGCGTTAGGTGCTGATACTACCACCATTCAGGCAGACCCTGAATCGCTTTCCTATATCAATGTAGCGATAATGGACGCTGAAGGGAATGTAGTACCTTATGCCGACCTGAAATTAAATATCAGGATCTCAGGACCGGCTGTGCTTGCAGGAGCAGGAAGTGGGTGTCCAAATAGAATGGCCAGTTTTCAGCAGCCAACACTTACCACCTTTAGGGGGAAAGGATTGATTATCCTGCGGAATACCGGCCATGCTGGAAAGATTAAAGTAGAAGTAACCGGTGATCACTTGAAAACAGGATATATCACCGTGAAAGTAAAATAG
- a CDS encoding RloB family protein has translation MQQEEEHAGREIWCVFDYDVKPDEASTQPNDFNSSITRAQDNGLKVACSNDAFERWFALHYVELHANVNRRDLYTILKDRWELDSFHNEAKAKAFCKGHYDRHQGLNGASQELAIRRARRLHEAYRGDRNYSDQCPCTTVYLLVEELNKYLK, from the coding sequence ATGCAACAAGAGGAGGAACATGCAGGACGCGAGATTTGGTGTGTTTTTGATTATGATGTTAAACCAGACGAAGCTTCAACTCAGCCAAACGATTTCAATAGCTCGATTACAAGAGCGCAGGATAATGGCCTGAAAGTGGCATGCTCAAATGATGCTTTTGAACGCTGGTTTGCGCTTCATTATGTTGAGCTTCACGCGAATGTAAACCGACGGGATTTATATACAATTCTAAAAGATAGATGGGAACTGGATAGCTTTCATAATGAGGCAAAAGCAAAAGCGTTTTGTAAAGGACATTACGATCGTCATCAAGGATTAAATGGGGCTTCACAGGAACTTGCAATTCGTCGTGCCAGACGTCTTCATGAAGCTTATCGGGGGGATCGGAATTACTCAGACCAATGCCCATGCACCACTGTTTACCTGTTAGTGGAAGAATTAAACAAGTATTTGAAGTGA
- a CDS encoding intradiol ring-cleavage dioxygenase has translation MERKIFLKNTLAALGLAAVAPLAVSSCGKDTDTTTSTDGTTTDSTTTNTGSTTTSCTVTDTETAGPYPTKTPSSYVRSNIVDGQSGVPLTVKITIANTNNSCAALSGALVDIWHCTAVGYYSEYVVNPGGGYSSVDYTSSHFLRGRQTTDSSGLVTFTSIFPGWYSGRAPHIHVHVYNSSGTSLLITQIAFPTDVCNTVYTTATDYIAHGTQDTSNTSDTIFSDSLTNELATVTGSVSAGYTLTHTIYVAA, from the coding sequence ATGGAAAGAAAAATCTTCTTGAAAAACACCCTCGCTGCTTTAGGTTTAGCAGCCGTTGCCCCACTGGCAGTATCGTCCTGCGGAAAAGACACAGATACGACTACCAGCACAGACGGTACTACCACTGACAGCACCACTACCAACACTGGTAGTACAACTACATCCTGCACTGTTACAGACACTGAAACAGCAGGACCATATCCTACCAAAACCCCATCTTCCTATGTAAGAAGTAACATTGTCGATGGTCAATCCGGTGTACCACTCACTGTGAAAATTACCATCGCCAATACAAATAACAGTTGTGCAGCACTCTCCGGTGCACTGGTAGATATATGGCATTGCACCGCTGTGGGCTACTACTCTGAATATGTAGTAAACCCCGGTGGTGGATATTCCAGTGTTGACTATACCTCTTCTCACTTTCTGAGAGGACGTCAAACAACCGATTCCAGCGGATTAGTTACTTTCACCAGTATCTTCCCAGGTTGGTATTCAGGCAGAGCGCCACACATCCATGTGCATGTGTACAATAGCAGCGGTACATCTCTGCTCATCACCCAGATCGCGTTCCCAACTGATGTTTGTAACACGGTGTACACCACTGCTACTGACTACATAGCTCACGGTACACAGGATACATCCAACACCTCCGATACGATATTCAGTGACTCCCTTACCAATGAACTCGCTACTGTAACAGGTAGTGTCTCGGCCGGCTATACACTGACTCACACTATCTACGTCGCGGCATAA
- a CDS encoding pirin family protein, with product MIPQSKGKMYLSDERGYNEMPWFRTYNTFNFGRYFNEHKQPFGALYVLNEDVLAGGNGFRMEIETASDIILLPIVGAITFSTDDGHNGLLEAGQVEVLHLIRGTSFEVRNPYENDLVKFLQLWIKAPTATSATLTTFDLSHKDQLHTLISNDTYSLSIGKFNGRAETNYPLKDKSKGVFVFNIEGAFEVQYRLLHNGDGLALWDVDAIEMEALSSDAIILLLEVAM from the coding sequence ATGATACCACAATCAAAAGGAAAAATGTACCTGTCTGATGAACGCGGCTACAACGAAATGCCTTGGTTCCGTACATACAATACATTCAACTTCGGCAGGTATTTCAATGAACACAAACAACCGTTTGGTGCACTCTATGTACTGAATGAAGATGTATTAGCTGGTGGCAATGGTTTTCGCATGGAAATCGAAACAGCTTCTGACATTATACTGCTACCCATTGTAGGCGCCATCACCTTCTCTACTGATGACGGACATAATGGTTTGCTGGAAGCGGGGCAGGTAGAGGTGCTCCACCTCATACGGGGTACTTCATTCGAAGTACGTAATCCATACGAAAATGACTTAGTGAAGTTCCTGCAATTATGGATCAAAGCCCCAACAGCAACGTCAGCTACATTGACCACTTTTGACCTCAGCCATAAAGATCAGTTGCACACACTCATAAGTAATGACACCTATTCATTGTCTATCGGAAAATTTAATGGCAGGGCTGAAACCAACTACCCACTAAAAGATAAGTCCAAAGGGGTATTCGTATTTAATATAGAAGGGGCTTTTGAAGTGCAGTACAGACTGCTGCATAATGGCGACGGGCTTGCTTTGTGGGATGTAGATGCAATAGAAATGGAGGCGTTGTCGAGTGATGCCATCATCCTGCTACTGGAAGTCGCTATGTAA
- a CDS encoding multidrug effflux MFS transporter — MQTSESSSRGKSLLIFILGSLTALGPFSIDMYLPGFDSIAKDLGVTTAEVGLSLSSYFIGISAGQLLYGPLLDRFGRKKPLYFGLCLYILASAGCTCVHSLQGLVILRFFQAIGSCAAAVAAIAMVRDLFPVEQNARVFALLMLVVGASPMIAPTVGGYVTLALGWHAVFIILGGLGVLVLLASIFLLPESYEPDVNMSLKPGPIISNFLVVIKEPQFYTYTLSGSFAFAGLFAYVSGSPVVFMEIFHLDKTVYGWIFAGLSVGLIGSSQVNSWVLRRYRSDQVVKVAVIAQALTGILFLVGEYQGWYQLPQVIGLLFIFLSCVGFANPNTSALSIAPFKKHAGSAAALMGATQMGIGALASVGVSLFDSHTALPMVMIMAGTAVMSVVVLVIGRRQIKHPIVMHEGDDAIVIH, encoded by the coding sequence ATGCAAACATCGGAATCCTCGTCGCGCGGGAAATCCCTTCTTATTTTTATTTTAGGATCACTGACAGCATTAGGACCCTTCTCTATTGATATGTATCTTCCAGGCTTTGACTCCATTGCAAAAGACCTGGGGGTGACTACCGCAGAAGTTGGCCTTTCCTTATCCAGTTATTTTATCGGTATCTCTGCCGGACAGTTATTGTACGGACCACTTTTAGATCGTTTTGGTCGGAAGAAGCCGCTGTATTTTGGGCTTTGCCTTTACATTTTAGCATCTGCAGGATGTACATGTGTGCATAGTCTGCAGGGGTTGGTGATATTACGTTTCTTCCAGGCTATTGGTAGTTGTGCAGCGGCAGTAGCTGCGATTGCGATGGTGAGGGATTTGTTTCCGGTGGAACAGAATGCGAGGGTATTTGCATTGTTGATGCTGGTAGTAGGGGCTTCTCCAATGATTGCGCCTACAGTGGGTGGTTATGTAACGTTGGCATTGGGATGGCATGCGGTGTTTATAATATTAGGTGGATTGGGGGTGTTGGTATTATTGGCGAGTATATTTTTATTGCCGGAGAGTTATGAGCCGGATGTGAATATGTCTTTAAAGCCGGGGCCGATAATTAGCAATTTTCTGGTAGTGATTAAAGAGCCACAGTTTTATACTTATACTTTGTCGGGGTCGTTTGCATTTGCGGGATTGTTTGCTTATGTATCGGGTTCGCCGGTGGTGTTTATGGAGATCTTTCACCTGGATAAGACGGTGTATGGATGGATCTTTGCGGGGTTATCGGTGGGGTTGATTGGGTCTAGCCAGGTAAACAGTTGGGTGCTGCGTCGTTATAGAAGTGATCAGGTGGTAAAGGTGGCGGTGATTGCGCAGGCATTGACGGGGATATTGTTTTTGGTGGGAGAATACCAGGGTTGGTATCAGTTACCGCAGGTGATAGGGTTGTTATTTATATTTTTGAGTTGTGTGGGTTTTGCGAATCCAAATACGTCGGCATTGTCTATCGCACCTTTTAAGAAGCATGCGGGTAGTGCGGCGGCGTTGATGGGGGCTACGCAGATGGGAATAGGTGCGTTGGCGTCAGTGGGGGTGAGTTTGTTTGATAGTCATACGGCGTTGCCGATGGTGATGATTATGGCAGGTACAGCGGTGATGTCGGTGGTGGTGTTGGTGATAGGGCGCAGGCAGATTAAGCATCCGATAGTGATGCATGAGGGGGATGATGCGATAGTGATACATTAG
- a CDS encoding AraC family transcriptional regulator, protein MFDHHMLIWFISGETKIVQSDATYFFKKGDIFLIPRNQLATIINYPKDGQPHKTVVMHLSTKRLSEFYVNLPVKPKASESQKIYTFNHHPLLESCLASLIPYFEMKELPENIASLKITEAISILRAIDKGIDNVLANFEEPGKIDLADYMEKNFMFNLPLEKFGYLTGRSLTTFKRDFSKQFNTTPQRWLTQKRLELAHYHFVEKKKKPIDVYYEVGFENLSHFSYAFKKHFGYSPTHLVG, encoded by the coding sequence ATGTTTGACCATCATATGCTCATTTGGTTTATTTCGGGAGAGACCAAGATCGTACAGTCAGATGCGACTTACTTTTTTAAAAAAGGCGATATATTTTTGATACCCAGAAATCAACTGGCAACCATCATAAATTATCCCAAAGACGGGCAGCCCCACAAAACTGTGGTGATGCACTTGTCAACCAAAAGGCTTAGCGAATTTTACGTCAACCTGCCTGTAAAACCTAAAGCCTCAGAATCGCAGAAAATATATACATTCAACCACCATCCACTGCTTGAAAGTTGTTTGGCGTCCCTGATCCCGTACTTTGAAATGAAAGAACTTCCCGAAAATATTGCATCATTGAAAATTACAGAAGCCATCAGTATCCTCAGGGCGATAGACAAAGGGATAGACAACGTGTTGGCGAACTTTGAAGAACCCGGGAAAATAGATCTGGCAGACTATATGGAAAAGAATTTTATGTTCAACCTGCCATTAGAAAAATTCGGTTATCTAACGGGTCGTAGCTTAACAACTTTCAAACGGGATTTTAGTAAACAATTCAACACTACACCTCAGCGCTGGCTTACGCAAAAGCGATTGGAACTGGCACACTATCATTTTGTTGAAAAGAAAAAGAAACCTATTGACGTGTACTACGAAGTTGGTTTTGAAAACTTATCGCACTTTTCCTATGCATTCAAAAAACATTTTGGGTACTCACCGACCCACCTGGTTGGATGA